In the Longimicrobiales bacterium genome, CTGTAATCGCGCCCGACGCCTTCCAGTCGGCGATCACCGAATCGCTCATCGCCTGGATACGCCCCGCGACGTCCACCACGTCGCCCGACTGAACGGGCATCGCGGCCGCGCTGCTCATCTTGATGAGGAACGGCTGCTGGTTCGGCAGGTCCACCCAGAACGCCTGCTGCCCCATGGCGGCCGCGACCTCGACACTCTCGAGGACCAGGTCGCGTCCCTGCAGTGTGTCGGTGCCCGCCGCGATCTGCTGCAGCGTCACCACCTCACCCGTCATGCCGGTCGGTGCCGCCGCCGTCGTGTCCCCGCCCTCGGTGATCGCCACCATCTCGGCCGGCTGTGCCGCCGAGGAGAGCCAGAACAGAAAGCCTGCCACACCGAGCACCGCCACGATGCCCAGGACCCAGCTCGGAATCCCGCTGCCTTCCCTCTCGTTCGCCATGGAGCGCTGTTCCCTCAGTCCACGAGTTCGATGATCGCGACATCAGCTGCATCGCCGACGCGATGGCCCAGATGGCGCACCCGCGTGTATCCGCCGGGGCGCTCAACATAGCGTGGCCCGATCTCTCCGAACAGCTTCGAGAGAGCACCCTCGTCGGTGATCCTGCGTGCGACCAGCCGCCGTGCGTGCAGATCGCCGCGCTTCGCCTTCGTGATCAGCGGCTCCGCATACTGCCGGAGCTCCTTCGCCTTTGCCGTCGTCGTCTCGACACGACCGTGCAGGA is a window encoding:
- the rplQ gene encoding 50S ribosomal protein L17 → MNHRKKGRKFNRTAEHRNAMMRNLATSLFLHGRVETTTAKAKELRQYAEPLITKAKRGDLHARRLVARRITDEGALSKLFGEIGPRYVERPGGYTRVRHLGHRVGDAADVAIIELVD